From the Helianthus annuus cultivar XRQ/B chromosome 17, HanXRQr2.0-SUNRISE, whole genome shotgun sequence genome, the window AGACTTCAGATATCAAACCAACCACTTTTAACTTTTAAAAGAGTTGTGGCTATTATTGAATTTCCACAAATATTTAATTAGATCATATGTATATAATAAATATTTGGAAATAGATGCTTGACATTTGAAGTCAAAACTAAAGGGAATTTTCAGAGTCGGGGTAGGTGCCAGGGATGCACTTGAGGCCCAGTGGGGGGAATGGTCCGACTCAAGAGCAGCCCACAGATGTaaaagttgtgaaaaagtaaGCAAGAAAATATTGGGCATCCAAACATCTTATAACTCAAGGCCCATTACAAAGATCAAATCCAAAGCCCAACATcgaaataaataatataatcatGCCTATGTTTTTCTCTGTAATTTTATTTTTTGATAAactggcctgtaataatctcacctaaaCTTTATTTGCCATTAacaatcccacctcagaatattccccccactagtcccacgtttcacctatttttcctacaatggtcccttGTTACAAacacttaacggagttaagcttttttccaaattacaaacagaatttttagggattttgattagaacgacgatatgagtccattgatgtaaaacttgcctcgaaacggtgctccaaacgatgaaaacagcgctccaattcgggtgtttaaatttccaattaaccaaaatcaagtcacttgaagtaccatttcgaagtaagttttacatcaatggactcgtatcatcgttctgatcaaaagcgctaaaaaatatgtttgtaatttggaaaaaaaacttaactccgttaagtttttaacgggggaccattgtaggaaaaatagatgaaaggtgagactggtggggggaatattatGAGGTGGggttattaatggccaataaggtttaGGTAAGATTATTACAGGCTAATtccccttgttttttttttatcttttttttttttattttcagataCCACCGAGGTTTAGAAATAAATCATATATTCATGGTTGTTATTAAAATGTCTCGTGTCTTTATGCAATGTAAGATGGAATGGGAAGATATACAATCGGAATCTGAAAAAAATAGGTCAAAACCAGAATCTTTAGGTAACCAAAACTATCCCCAAATTGAATAGCCGCACACTCAAAGAATTTATTAAATGATTATGTACATGAAGTATGGTATTTATTACCTATGTTGTATAGCATATATCCTTCTTCAATCGCCCATTCAAGGTCTCGGGCAGCTGTAATGCTCGCCAAATTTACAAATATTTTGATTATTTACCCAAGTACGATTATTAACACATTTTAATAGTACGTAAGACTAAAATAGTTTATAAACATTCTTGTGTTACTGTATTTTCAACGGTTTTTTGGACCAGCAGCTTTTAGGACCAACGGTGGTTTAATGGTTTTGATCATCAAAAAGCGAAACCGaacagttgaaaataaaaaaacgaACCAAATCGAATGTTACTAACGGTTTGGCTTCGGCTTAGGTTGATGGTCTGGGTTTTGGTCCCTCTTCAGCAGTTCAGCCTGACATCTATCAAATATTAAGTGGGAGTTAGATTTTGGGCTGCCAAATGAAAATCAAAGTGGGCTGCTGGGCTCACTTTCACATATTCTCACTGGAATTTTTAGGCTAAATGGTTAaccaattttttaataaaaactagaattacgacccgccgcaatgcggcggggattctttagttataactaagtcgatgtAGGACCTttacgttatgttgaacctgtcgaacgggaaaaaaatagacgatgtaaaaacgttcaaccacacacgcacgttgcgtcgtgttaactcgcaaaatttagaacgaaacgtaaaagcATTAAACCAAAGACGTatgttgcgatgtgttaagtcacaaaatttagaacgaagcattaGGCGAAAAATTtgcaaaaaatgaaaactataaaggaccaaagttgaaagtaataaaagttgtgaggatagactgcaaaagataaaaagttttagattaaaagtaaaaaaaaaaaacaaataatttcAAGTTAAGaataatttatgaaatacttttcagtgaaaagtaaaaaaatcatttttctttgaaaaaccccaaagccaaggttacaacaaccatatgcataaccattttttcttttgaaaacgaCGGGGAGCATAAACCGTGTCATAGCATCAGTGTCATACCATcgccagcgaccaccaacactgaataTGCGGCGAAAAAATTAGactaaaacgtaaaacgtagaaaataataactaagtcgatttaggaccagtacgttatgacgaacttgtcaaacaggaaaaaatagacgatgtaaaaatgtTGAACTACACACGTACATTGCATCttagaacgaagcgtaaaacggaacgtaaaaatgttgaaccagaCACACTCATTGCTctgtgttaacttgcaaaatctAGAATAaagcgtaaaacgaaaaacttgcggaATATGAAAAGTATAGGAGACCAAAgctgaaagtaaaaaagttattAGGTTAAAATGAAaatataaaaagttttgggttaaaagttatAACccaatagttttgggttaaaaattAATACATTAAATGCTTTTGGACTAAAAGTGTAAAATTAACATTTTTTTTGGAACACTCCCTAAACATGATGTACAACTCACAATGCACAAGAAAGTTGATAATTTATAGTGTATAAATAAAATTCAAACATAGTTATATTTCACGTTCGGCTTTCGTTACAAACAAAGCCAAACCATTCACTACGGCTGAAAATTTTGATGCCTACTGACTTAAAGTAAAAAAAGAAAATCCATAGTAAAGCCAAACAAATGAGCGGTTTAAACGGTTTTATGGTTTCAAGCTAAACCGTAAATACCCTTATTAATGACAATAAGAGTATTGGTCCAATATACATAGACCATGATGGATTTTACGCAGTTATGTACTATTATATGAAACACTAGACAATGCTTAAATTAACATAAGATGTACAATCGTTTTTTCACCCTTACAAAAtcaataagaaaaaaaaaaaaccatggaTCGTTATATTTTAGGTACATTGTGTGGTAGTTCAAATTAGGGGTGAACAATAACCGAACCGTTAACTGAAACTGAATCTGAACCGAAAACCGACAGATATGATCCaaaattaaccgaaaccgaattaacCTAAAATCGGTTATTGCATATTTTTTGTACCATCGGTTAAtcaaaattaaccgaaccgaatcatttaaactttcatatatttctagcttttatacttCCATTTCTTGTTTTATAATTCCATTTCACGTGTTTATACCtctattttatttgtttatacaTCAAATTCATGTATTTCTAGATTTATTTCGTATATTTTTAACTCTATTACATGTATTTCTAAACAAAAGTTTTAGCCAATGTGGCTTGGTTATTAATCGAAATTAACCGAATCGAACCGAaaaaccgacaaattaaccgAATAAACCGAACCGATTAACCAATGACTTCGGTTACGATTAATGCTAATAACCGTGCACATCTCTGGTTCAAATAATCAAAAAGAAAAAACATCCAGGACCGTTATATTTTAGGTACGTCATGTGTAGTTGaaataagaaaaaaataataatccaACCACCTCCCTGATTCCACATGAAAAGTAATCAGTATAATAATCATATCAAGTATTTAGCAGTTACTCTGTTAGCGGGAACAACAACTGTCAAAACATCGCCGGCTAACCATCTTCGTTCACTCCGTCGCCATATGGCGGAGAAACCCTGGTCATCTTGTAACAATCGTCTGTCATTTCATCTCTATACACTTTTTTCGCTAACTATTTATACTCTCTTTTGTGTTTCCTTTCTTATGCAATACAATACATTCTACGTCattaattagggttttagtttCATATATTTAGTGTTTGATTACGTAGTTTTAATACTATCTAGTTGTTTCTAGGGTGATAGTGTTAGAATTATAGAATACAAGAATGGAGAAATTGTATTATTTGTGTACATAATTAGCACATTCGCATCATACCACAGTTAAACACATATCAAATTTAGATACTGAAAACCACAGTTGAAACAGTAGGAATGCCTCCAGCTCATCCACAAATCCCACCCCTCTCACCTTGTTCACAAATCCCCGTTACTCGTAGTCCTGGAAATCATCAGCAACCCGAGGGTTCACAGGATTTGACGCTTGGCGTGGGGCCGTCCCATTCGCAGCCCTCGTTTTATTCAGTTGATTCTTTGCCCCCTTTGAGCCCGTCTTCCTATCGCGGTCTAGGTGTGCTAGGTGATGTAACAGTAAGCCTTCCGCCTCGTAAGACGCACAGGCGGGCCAATAGTGATATTCCGTTTGGGTTTTCGACTATATTGCAGTCGTCACCACCGTTGCTCCCGTTAAGAGGTTTTAAAAGCGTTGATGGGTCTGGAAGTTTGAGGACTAATGTTAAACGCGAAGCGAATTGGGAGAAAACTGGTGGTGAAAGCAATGGTGAAGTTGTTGATGATTTGTTGTCTTCTTATATTAACTTAAACGGTCATGGTAAGTTAAACTCGTTTAGAACCGAAAACGGAGGTGATAGCAGTGATAACGAAGCTACAAGTAGTGTAATCGGAGGTGCTAACAATGTGCAGCGGTTAGAAATGTGTTCAGTTTCGGATAAAAAAGACGGGCTTAAAAGGAGTGCAGGTGGAGATATTGCTCCAACACGGCACTATAGAAGTGTTTCGATGGATAGCGTTATGGGGAAGATGAACTTTGTTGATGAATCAATTAAGCTGTTACCTTCTCCTGGAGGGCAAATAGGTAAATCATCATCGAGTGATGCGGTTGATGCGAATTCAGATACGTTTAGCTTAGAGTTTGGAAATGGCGTGTTTAATGGGGCCGAGCTTAAGAAAATTATGGCTAGCGAGAACCTTGCTGAGATGGCTTTAACTGATCCGAAGAGGGTCAAAAGGTGTGTAAGTTTCTTTAATTAACATAATACTATACTAGTGAAATGTGATCTTTAATAGGTTGTTGTCTTCCATAAATAGGATTTTGGCTAATCGACTATCAGCTGCTCGTTCTAAAGAAAGGAAGATGCGTTATATTGCAGAATTGGAAAACAAGGTTCAAACTTTACAGAATGAAGCAACAGCATTATTTACGCAGGTTACATTATTGCAGGTGAAAGTTCATAAAATTTCAAtattgctttttttttttaataaaaatgtttttaatgtTATTTATAATGATCTTGTTTCTTTACAGAGAGATCTAACTAGCTTAACAAGTCAAAATAATGAGCTCAAGTTTCGTCTGCAAGCGATGGAAGAGCAAGCTCACCTTCGGGATGGTATGAATTAAACGGTATTTTATATTATATGATGAAAATGAGATGAAAGAGTTGTGGAAAATGATATAACAAATGACGTTTTATTTAATCTTTGTTTTTTTGTCCGACTTTTGGCAGCTCTAAATGACACCTTAACTGCTGAGGTCGAACGTTTGAAGATAATGAAGATGGAGTTAAGCGAGGATGGTTCTAGATTTTCTCAGTTATCGATCAATCCACAAATGTTTCAGTTACATCATCAGGCACAGCAGCATTCGCAACAGCAAACTGGCAGCACAACTGCAGATTAGTTAAATCAGTTAGTCGTTTAAGATGGGGCTTCAATAGGCTTACGATTATACCAGCAGCTATACGTTGTTACATGTATTTTTTCATTCATTTGTTCTTTGCATCTCTTGAAAAAAAAAGAGGTCAAACTGGTTGTTTCAATTGTAATAAGGTGGGTTTGTCAAGCTTGGCATCTGGGCTATACAAGTATGGGTCAGAATATGTATTTCTTTAAGTATGGGCAGCGTCGGGTTAGGCTAGTACGGGTCAGAATATGTATCACAAACTCAAAAGTAAAgataaataaagaaaaaaaagcaTTGTATGAGTAAACTATCTTACACATATCTGTCATAATTCTATAACACTACTTCTTTGATGATTATGATATGAAGGGGTAACCTTTAAATGACAATGTCCGAAGTATTAAGCTTACAGCACGTCTAAAACCATTGGTTTCGTTCTCCGTTAATATGTCTAGAGCGTTGAGCCTTGAACGTTCGAAACCAAGAGTTTTGGATTGTATGCAACATCTTTAGACTCATAAGCTCCGCATACTTGCACCACCATAACCTGACAAAAGATAGGTAAAGTACCCATACTAGAAACGAATAAAAATATGAACCAAATATTGTACCGTCATAAACGGTACAGTACCGGTAGTGAAAAAAATACTGAAACATACCAAAACCGAAAATCCTGAAAATGAGTACAGGTACAGGTACTGATTTTATTTTGGACGGTATCGGTTTTTGGTGCTATTCCAATACGGTACAAGTATTTGGTAAAAAAACGCTCAACCCTGGGCAAGGCTGGTTGACAAGGATATTGtagataaaaatataaattatcaTAGCATAGAATTTAATGTAGTTATGATGGTTGGTTTTCTCATCTACTTATTAGATCGAATTATAATAGGTGGTTTCTTTTGCATTCTCACAAAAGAGCTTTATTTATTTTGAATGGCGGATTTTCTATATATTAATATAGAAACGAGGCAAGCAAGAAACTAAAACATGACAATTATAAAATTACATCTCAAATATTAAAGTCACACCATCTCGACCAATCAATATTACAAAATTTTGATATAGTCGGAATCCAAAAGTAAGAGTTTTCTTTTATGACGTCCACCGGGCAACAAGTAATGGTTGCTTCCTTATGCAGCAATTAAATAAAAAACTGTAATCAACGTTCCTACGATTCTTCTCCGTTGCAATCTTTATAGCTCAGCCAGCTTGTTAGTTGTgtaataatttaattattaaagttaCTATAAAGTGTTTTGTTTTTTTGTATATGAGATGAGATACCAAGTCATGATTATCAATACAAATATAAAATGCAGGAATTCCGTTCGTGGTGTATATAGATCCCAATTCCCAAAAAACATAACGGATCTTCTTGCAGGCGTTATGCTCGCTGCTACTCACGTGTTTCACCCGTGGCATTTGCCTTGTAACTGCCCAATGCAACCCCACTATAAAAGTATACTTAATAAAACCAAACTATGTTGTAGCCACTTACTATGTCTTTGCAGTAGAGTAAAAAAATGTTATTCAACAATCAAATAACATAGAAAAGTTTCATCATTTACTATTTTTTCTTTTGTTAAGTTTAGCATAAGGaaaacgagatataaactaatAAAACGGTATTAATTAGAAGGTATTAGTGTAAAGTTTAATAGTTAA encodes:
- the LOC110921965 gene encoding transcription factor RF2a, translating into MPPAHPQIPPLSPCSQIPVTRSPGNHQQPEGSQDLTLGVGPSHSQPSFYSVDSLPPLSPSSYRGLGVLGDVTVSLPPRKTHRRANSDIPFGFSTILQSSPPLLPLRGFKSVDGSGSLRTNVKREANWEKTGGESNGEVVDDLLSSYINLNGHGKLNSFRTENGGDSSDNEATSSVIGGANNVQRLEMCSVSDKKDGLKRSAGGDIAPTRHYRSVSMDSVMGKMNFVDESIKLLPSPGGQIGKSSSSDAVDANSDTFSLEFGNGVFNGAELKKIMASENLAEMALTDPKRVKRILANRLSAARSKERKMRYIAELENKVQTLQNEATALFTQVTLLQRDLTSLTSQNNELKFRLQAMEEQAHLRDALNDTLTAEVERLKIMKMELSEDGSRFSQLSINPQMFQLHHQAQQHSQQQTGSTTAD